A window of the Thunnus albacares chromosome 15, fThuAlb1.1, whole genome shotgun sequence genome harbors these coding sequences:
- the LOC122998315 gene encoding platelet-activating factor receptor-like, with translation MTGILASSTEQNYMAGRPELNSLAGNVSGFLDSEFRYQLFPAAYGIIFILGLFANLYVLFVLRCLREAKAMGEIRIYMTNLTVADLLFVCALPFWIGYYSRHGNWVYKDFMCRLTGSLFFINTYCSVLFLSAISVNRYWAVTKPLDAASSDHRRRGIIVSVVIWAVTIAMAIPYLVSPGTNEDGNVTRCFEGYQNQTDFAKKVVASTHFTIIGVFLVVFFLVVVCNLLIARALLSQKAPQSEMGSAKIQSRKSHRTVSFLSKKPRGLKRRALQMLVAVVGVFVLCFLPHHIIQGFWTLAVLQIREGWGHVDWDQNTLQVLNDAHQITLVLMGLNCILDPVVYYFSTRRFRRFIMAHMIKFTKGDRCSHTVTSQISMDSRNQSQRRQSEHQGPELD, from the exons ATG ACGGGAATTCTGGCTTCAAGCACAGAACAAAATTACATGGCAGGAAGGCCTGAATTGAATTCTTTAGCTGGTAATGTCTCAGGCTTCCTGGACTCTGAGTTTCGTTATCAACTCTTCCCAGCTGCCTATggcatcatcttcatcctggGTCTCTTCGCTAACCTCTACGTGCTGTTTGTCCTGCGCTGCCTGCGTGAGGCCAAGGCCATGGGTGAAATCCGCATCTACATGACCAACTTGACCGTTGCTGAtctcctgtttgtgtgtgcacttcCATTCTGGATTGGCTATTATAGTCGCCACGGTAACTGGGTCTACAAAGACTTCATGTGCCGGCTGACTGGCTCGTTGTTCTTCATCAACACCTACTGCTCCGTCCTCTTCCTTTCAGCCATTAGCGTCAACAGATACTGGGCAGTCACCAAGCCTCTGGATGCAGCCTCTTCGGACCACAGGCGCCGTGGGATCATCGTGTCCGTTGTCATCTGGGCAGTGACCATAGCAATGGCTATTCCATATCTGGTTTCTCCGGGGACCAACGAAGATGGGAATGTCACTCGCTGTTTTGAGGGGTACCAGAATCAAACTGATTTTGCAAAGAAAGTAGTGGCTTCCACTCATTTCACGATAATTGGAgtgtttttagtagttttttttcttgtcgtAGTGTGCAATCTCCTTATCGCCCGAGCATTACTTTCTCAAAAGGCTCCTCAGTCAGAAATGGGGTCTGCAAAAATTCAATCCAGAAAGTCCCACAGGACCGTATCATTCTTGTCTAAAAAACCCAGGGGTTTGAAACGGAGGGCTCTGCAGATGTTGGTGGCAGTCGTGGGGGTGTTTGTTCTGTGCTTCCTGCCTCACCATATCATTCAAGGCTTCTGGACACTGGCAGTGTTGCAGATCAGAGAGGGCTGGGGTCACGTGGACTGGGACCAGAACACTCTGCAGGTGCTCAACGACGCACATCAGATCACCCTGGTTCTTATGGGCCTCAACTGCATTTTGGATCCTGtggtttattatttttccaCAAGGAGGTTTAGGAGGTTCATTATGGCTCACATGATAAAGTTCACAAAGGGAGACAGGTGCTCACACACGGTCACGTCACAGATCTCCATGGACAGCAGGAATCAGAGCCAGAGACGACAGAGCGAGCACCAAGGGCCTGAGTTGGATTAA